One genomic window of Candidatus Poribacteria bacterium includes the following:
- a CDS encoding prevent-host-death protein: protein MKTIPIQISNEDYEWLSVQAKQREMTAAQIIEEMVSDASESAEKETEYLLSDSKMRDRLLKSGKSVKGIPYEVVRKKLGV, encoded by the coding sequence ATGAAGACAATTCCTATTCAAATCAGCAATGAAGATTACGAATGGTTATCCGTTCAGGCAAAACAGCGGGAGATGACCGCCGCTCAAATCATCGAGGAAATGGTCAGCGACGCATCGGAAAGCGCAGAAAAAGAAACGGAATACCTGCTGAGCGATTCGAAAATGAGGGATCGACTTTTGAAATCCGGAAAAAGTGTCAAAGGAATTCCTTATGAGGTCGTCCGCAAGAAACTTGGAGTTTGA
- a CDS encoding Txe/YoeB family addiction module toxin — translation MRSSARNLEFEPGAFEDLAWWIQQDRRKTRRILNLLREIQRDPFRGTGKPEALKGDLSGFWSRRIDRANRIIYKVEEGRIIISACRGHYD, via the coding sequence ATGAGGTCGTCCGCAAGAAACTTGGAGTTTGAGCCTGGAGCGTTTGAAGACCTTGCATGGTGGATTCAGCAAGACCGCCGGAAAACTCGACGTATCCTTAATCTACTTCGGGAAATTCAGCGAGATCCCTTTCGTGGAACGGGTAAACCAGAAGCACTGAAAGGTGATTTATCAGGTTTCTGGTCAAGACGAATCGACAGAGCAAATCGCATCATTTACAAAGTCGAAGAAGGTAGAATTATCATTTCGGCCTGCAGAGGGCATTACGACTGA
- a CDS encoding ABC transporter permease, whose protein sequence is MWLILIKLAWRNLFRNKRRTIIASIAIGIGLAVLIFADAFWLGMEQNMVKTATASFLGDGQIHREGFRDTQAVEMTINQLDEVVDDLSREAIVQQFTPRTLAFGMITSSANVSAISLVGVQPSTEQFLSQIDDAIVEGAYFEGDNNRDIVIGAKLAELLEVTLGNRVVVTVAQSETGDLSQEMFRISGIYHLGGDAMSGGMAFVRLEKAQEMLAIGSGIHEIAIKFTDTKYGRDKNLPFWGRYSQHDNEALGWTEILPQLQAVFEMSKYSKYIMGVILFGVVVFGIINALFMSLYERMFEFGVLRAVGTRPFGMARLILFEAGALAIVSIVLGAILGFGLTWIFTKVGIDYTGIEYVGVTIQELIYPIMTIEPFILYPIWVFIFTIITGLYPARYAAKIAPATAMRRSF, encoded by the coding sequence ATGTGGCTAATCCTCATTAAACTGGCTTGGAGAAATCTTTTTCGGAATAAACGACGTACTATCATTGCTTCCATAGCAATTGGTATCGGTCTGGCTGTGCTGATCTTCGCCGATGCGTTTTGGCTGGGAATGGAGCAGAACATGGTCAAAACTGCCACCGCTTCGTTTCTCGGCGATGGACAGATCCATCGGGAAGGTTTCCGTGACACGCAGGCAGTCGAAATGACGATTAATCAACTCGATGAAGTGGTCGATGACCTTTCTCGAGAAGCAATTGTCCAACAGTTCACACCCCGGACGCTCGCTTTCGGGATGATTACTTCGTCGGCGAATGTCAGCGCAATTAGCCTAGTGGGAGTCCAACCGTCGACAGAACAGTTCTTATCCCAAATCGATGATGCAATTGTGGAAGGAGCATACTTTGAAGGGGATAACAATCGCGATATTGTGATTGGGGCGAAATTGGCAGAACTCCTTGAGGTTACGCTTGGTAATCGGGTCGTCGTCACCGTTGCTCAGTCAGAGACCGGCGATTTGTCTCAGGAGATGTTTCGGATCTCAGGAATCTATCATCTTGGCGGTGACGCAATGAGTGGGGGCATGGCGTTTGTGCGGCTGGAAAAAGCCCAAGAGATGCTTGCCATCGGTTCTGGTATCCATGAGATTGCCATCAAATTTACCGACACAAAATACGGACGGGACAAAAATCTTCCATTTTGGGGGCGGTATTCTCAACATGACAACGAAGCGTTAGGCTGGACGGAAATCCTACCCCAATTACAAGCCGTATTTGAGATGTCCAAATACAGCAAGTACATCATGGGGGTTATCCTCTTTGGTGTTGTTGTGTTCGGGATTATCAATGCCCTTTTTATGTCGCTGTATGAACGGATGTTCGAGTTTGGTGTCCTGCGTGCCGTGGGGACGCGCCCTTTTGGGATGGCGCGACTGATCTTATTTGAAGCCGGAGCGTTGGCGATTGTCAGTATCGTCCTCGGTGCTATCCTCGGTTTCGGCTTGACGTGGATATTCACAAAGGTCGGCATCGATTACACCGGCATTGAGTACGTGGGCGTGACGATACAGGAGCTCATTTATCCCATCATGACGATTGAACCGTTCATCTTGTATCCGATCTGGGTGTTTATTTTTACCATTATCACCGGACTGTACCCCGCTCGATACGCGGCAAAGATAGCCCCAGCGACTGCGATGCGTAGGAGTTTTTGA